A DNA window from Oscillatoria sp. FACHB-1406 contains the following coding sequences:
- a CDS encoding serine/threonine-protein kinase, translated as MMRYCTNPSCPNPFNPEHHNFCSGCGSSKFDRVFRSRYQVLGVLTSNQFGRSYEAIDRDRLHEPCIIKQLTPDQASAKEAELFQREVRLLQTLGKQPQIPQLLAYFQEGQHCYFVEEWIEGTSLLKELQRDGAFHEAKIWQVLSELLPVLQLIHTQGIIHRNIKPESIIRSTRNGRLVLANFNLAKDLAGGNYQSGTKVGGEGYAPRELASGQILPCGDLYSLGVTCLRLLTGCLPREDGRDDLRDGARDRWLWRENLPRGIQVSTHLGQVLERLTQECYTQRYSCAREVLAAMASRPTVPQTALETPQNASPNLPQPPQNVTVPPPNKPAEGDYSRLQQFLAAQHWQAANLETIVLILRVVGREAESELTEQDIQNFPCTELRAIDGLWTKYSNGRFGFSVQKQIWRNLALEGNENFETWERFGHRVGWRVRKWGLLGKPIWQSCEEMSFKSNAPKGNLPRVGFWLSVLKRFEECEL; from the coding sequence ATGATGCGCTACTGTACAAATCCCAGTTGTCCGAATCCATTCAATCCAGAACATCATAACTTTTGTAGCGGATGCGGTTCGTCAAAATTCGATCGCGTGTTTCGATCGCGCTACCAAGTGCTGGGAGTCTTAACCTCAAATCAATTCGGTAGAAGCTACGAAGCGATCGATCGCGATCGCCTGCACGAACCTTGCATCATCAAACAGTTAACGCCAGACCAAGCGAGCGCAAAAGAGGCAGAACTATTTCAGCGCGAAGTCAGACTTTTACAAACCCTCGGCAAACAACCGCAAATCCCTCAACTCTTAGCTTATTTCCAGGAAGGACAACATTGCTACTTCGTCGAAGAATGGATAGAAGGAACATCTTTATTAAAAGAATTACAGCGAGATGGAGCCTTTCACGAAGCCAAAATTTGGCAGGTTTTAAGCGAACTTCTTCCCGTCCTGCAACTGATTCATACCCAAGGCATTATTCACCGCAATATTAAACCGGAAAGCATTATTCGTTCGACCCGAAACGGTCGTTTAGTTTTAGCAAACTTTAATTTAGCTAAAGATTTGGCAGGAGGAAATTATCAAAGCGGAACGAAAGTGGGAGGCGAAGGCTATGCCCCCAGAGAATTAGCCAGCGGTCAAATTTTGCCCTGCGGCGACTTATACAGTTTGGGCGTAACTTGCTTGCGCTTGCTAACGGGGTGCTTGCCGAGGGAAGATGGGAGGGACGATCTGCGAGATGGTGCGCGCGATCGCTGGTTATGGCGAGAGAACTTACCGCGTGGCATTCAAGTCAGCACTCATTTAGGACAGGTTTTAGAAAGATTAACCCAAGAATGCTACACGCAGCGTTACAGTTGTGCGAGGGAAGTCTTAGCAGCAATGGCTTCGCGCCCCACCGTGCCTCAAACCGCCCTCGAAACCCCCCAAAACGCATCCCCAAATCTTCCTCAACCCCCACAAAATGTAACGGTTCCTCCCCCCAATAAACCCGCAGAAGGCGATTACAGCCGCCTGCAACAGTTTCTCGCTGCCCAGCACTGGCAAGCGGCGAATTTAGAAACGATCGTACTGATCCTGCGCGTTGTCGGGCGCGAAGCCGAAAGCGAGTTAACCGAACAGGATATTCAAAACTTTCCCTGTACGGAATTGCGCGCGATCGACGGCTTATGGACAAAATATAGCAACGGACGTTTCGGTTTCAGCGTTCAAAAGCAAATTTGGCGCAATTTAGCCCTTGAAGGCAATGAAAACTTTGAAACGTGGGAACGTTTTGGGCATCGCGTCGGCTGGCGGGTTCGCAAGTGGGGACTGTTAGGAAAACCGATTTGGCAATCTTGCGAAGAAATGAGTTTTAAATCGAATGCACCGAAAGGTAATTTACCCCGCGTTGGCTTTTGGTTGTCGGTGCTGAAGCGGTTTGAAGAATGCGAACTTTAA
- a CDS encoding DUF3352 domain-containing protein, with protein MNRRSPISIALALVLALLLTVGGIWYFFFSKAPLQILSGGVQKNPEAAIFVPKQAPVVVSLLVNPDELEAFAKSASPFRKRGKAGEEFAKLEQGLLANAGADYAKDIQPWLGDEVTLALTDSDFDRNSTNGEQPGYLIVAGSKDGARAKEFLQLYYSKDAAAGKSELVFEDYKGVNLIYRRNLADSSTASASAVVGDRFVLFANHLRVLRDAVNNAQAVERNLDRDPVYQKAIATIDDPRIGVAVVNLPGLAAWIAKQPLPLELKQTLTVVLSLNPRGLVAQTALAGLTGDTNVAPALSEPVKALRYIPAHPIVTAAGTDFQHFWEQVSATVASEPAFAELLDRNIARLNEVFGVNVPEEIASWALGEYAFAWLPSVEKEVLNWVFVVEKTQESQDAIARLDELAKARDLSVGNFNLDGRKIAVWTKLEAKQGEAATRLEAAVKGVHTATEKYEIFSSSLDGLTQALNDTESSLLASAEFKDAIASLPKKNDGYLYIDWNQGQDIFEQNIPLFRVVEFAGQPLFRNLRSLVLSSNGRENGIGRASLFLNLGS; from the coding sequence ATGAATCGCCGTTCCCCTATTTCGATCGCGCTTGCCCTCGTTCTCGCCTTACTCTTAACCGTAGGGGGAATCTGGTACTTCTTCTTCTCCAAAGCGCCCCTCCAAATCCTCTCGGGCGGCGTACAAAAAAATCCCGAAGCCGCGATTTTTGTCCCCAAACAAGCGCCCGTTGTCGTCTCCCTCCTCGTGAATCCCGATGAGTTAGAAGCCTTCGCTAAATCGGCTTCTCCCTTCCGCAAGCGCGGCAAAGCAGGGGAAGAGTTCGCGAAGTTAGAACAAGGATTGCTGGCGAACGCAGGGGCGGATTATGCCAAAGATATTCAGCCGTGGTTGGGCGATGAGGTGACGCTGGCGCTGACGGATTCCGATTTCGATCGCAACTCCACCAATGGCGAACAACCGGGCTATCTCATTGTAGCGGGATCGAAGGACGGCGCGAGAGCCAAGGAATTCCTGCAACTGTATTACTCTAAAGATGCGGCGGCGGGAAAATCGGAGCTTGTGTTTGAGGACTATAAGGGCGTTAATCTCATTTATCGCCGCAACTTAGCCGATAGTAGCACCGCTTCGGCGAGTGCGGTGGTGGGCGATCGCTTCGTTCTCTTTGCCAACCACCTGCGCGTGCTTCGCGATGCCGTCAACAACGCCCAAGCCGTCGAACGCAACCTCGATCGCGATCCAGTCTACCAAAAAGCGATCGCCACCATCGACGATCCCCGCATCGGCGTAGCCGTCGTTAACCTCCCCGGTTTAGCCGCTTGGATTGCCAAGCAACCCTTACCTCTCGAATTAAAACAAACCCTTACCGTCGTCCTTTCCCTCAATCCGCGCGGTTTGGTAGCGCAAACCGCACTAGCAGGCTTGACAGGAGATACGAACGTCGCCCCCGCTTTGTCGGAGCCGGTAAAAGCGCTGCGCTACATTCCCGCCCATCCGATTGTAACGGCGGCGGGGACAGACTTTCAGCACTTTTGGGAGCAAGTTTCAGCAACCGTCGCCTCCGAACCCGCCTTCGCTGAATTGCTCGATCGCAATATTGCCCGTTTGAATGAAGTATTCGGCGTAAACGTACCGGAAGAAATCGCAAGTTGGGCGCTGGGCGAGTATGCCTTTGCGTGGTTGCCTTCGGTGGAAAAGGAGGTTTTAAATTGGGTGTTTGTGGTGGAAAAAACCCAAGAATCCCAAGACGCGATCGCGCGTTTAGATGAACTGGCGAAAGCACGCGATTTGAGCGTGGGAAATTTCAACTTAGACGGGCGAAAAATTGCCGTTTGGACGAAACTGGAAGCCAAGCAAGGCGAGGCAGCCACGCGCTTAGAAGCAGCAGTTAAAGGCGTGCATACCGCAACGGAAAAGTACGAAATTTTTAGCAGTTCCCTCGATGGTTTGACGCAAGCGTTAAACGATACCGAAAGTTCGCTGCTTGCGAGTGCAGAATTTAAAGACGCGATCGCATCTCTGCCGAAAAAGAACGACGGCTACCTATACATTGATTGGAACCAAGGTCAAGATATTTTTGAGCAAAATATTCCCTTGTTTCGCGTCGTTGAATTTGCCGGACAGCCCTTATTCCGAAACTTGCGATCGCTCGTTCTCAGCAGTAACGGACGCGAAAATGGGATCGGGCGCGCCAGTCTTTTCCTCAATCTCGGTTCGTAG
- the infC gene encoding translation initiation factor IF-3 — MFERKEERIIVKKQPTNREIKADRVLLIDNEQQNRGLIETREALKLAESVGLDLVVVSEGKEVPVARIMDYGKHQYQQKKRQGQAAKTVVKEVKLRPNIGEFDYEIQIKKAVEWLSKGNLVKFQVRLRGRENQHRDRATELLNRIVSDLEKVGKVQSFDTRSSIVQLAPV, encoded by the coding sequence ATGTTTGAAAGGAAGGAGGAACGCATTATCGTTAAAAAACAACCCACTAACCGCGAAATCAAAGCCGATCGCGTTTTGTTAATTGATAACGAACAACAAAACCGAGGCTTAATTGAGACGCGGGAGGCACTTAAGCTTGCTGAGAGCGTCGGACTCGACCTCGTGGTTGTCTCGGAAGGCAAAGAAGTTCCCGTAGCTCGCATTATGGACTACGGAAAACATCAATACCAACAAAAGAAACGTCAGGGACAGGCGGCAAAAACTGTCGTCAAAGAAGTAAAACTTCGTCCTAATATCGGTGAGTTCGATTATGAAATTCAGATCAAGAAAGCTGTAGAATGGCTGAGTAAAGGAAACTTGGTTAAGTTCCAGGTTCGCCTGCGAGGACGAGAAAACCAACACCGCGATCGCGCAACAGAACTTTTAAATCGTATTGTCAGCGACCTCGAAAAAGTCGGAAAAGTTCAGTCTTTTGACACGCGGTCTTCGATCGTGCAACTCGCTCCTGTCTAG
- the arr gene encoding NAD(+)--rifampin ADP-ribosyltransferase: MTEVLDSRPFYHGTKADLQVGDLLTPGFRSNYKPEIIMNHIYFTALVNGAGLAAALAQGDGDERVYIVEPTGKFENDPNVTDKKFPGNPTRSYRSKAPLKIVGEVTDWVRQTPDEIRQWREKLAKIEGEIIN, encoded by the coding sequence ATGACCGAAGTTTTAGACAGCAGACCCTTCTACCACGGTACAAAAGCGGATTTGCAGGTTGGCGATTTGCTGACACCAGGGTTTAGGTCGAACTACAAGCCCGAAATTATCATGAATCATATTTATTTCACGGCTTTGGTTAATGGGGCTGGACTTGCCGCAGCATTAGCCCAAGGCGACGGAGACGAACGAGTTTACATCGTTGAGCCTACTGGGAAGTTTGAAAATGACCCGAACGTCACGGATAAAAAATTTCCGGGCAATCCGACACGCTCTTATCGCAGCAAAGCACCTTTAAAAATTGTTGGTGAAGTAACAGATTGGGTGCGACAAACCCCTGACGAGATCCGACAATGGCGTGAAAAGTTGGCAAAGATCGAAGGCGAAATTATTAATTAA
- the cbiD gene encoding cobalt-precorrin-5B (C(1))-methyltransferase CbiD — MPARSGYTLPVFACAAAVAALQHLKQSLAPKSVTLDLISPPQSAEIPIEQVAKLGENCALAIARSDPGDNLDLTRDTPIWAMVELQQCQRDSPEEQVEIRGGEGLGRQENAGGKAAIYRYARQVLTENLQRGLTQTERVVVTIILPEGRQLADRTSNAAFGVLEGLSLLGTTGISQPLSAPEQLQAYLEELKEKAARFEELTFCIGENSLDLAQQWGIKRDRILKTANWLGPMFVAAGTHQVQSILLIGYHGKAIKLAGGIFHTHHHLADARLEILTAHCANLGLPTAVLQQVFSSATTEDALQLLRKLDSPELSIVSRVYGAIVESIDARASDYILKHSEQRVRVGSAIFDRDRNIIAKSQIGTALFSKMC; from the coding sequence ATGCCTGCTCGTTCGGGATACACTTTACCCGTTTTTGCTTGCGCTGCGGCTGTCGCTGCACTGCAACACCTCAAACAGTCCCTCGCCCCAAAATCCGTCACTCTCGATTTGATTTCGCCGCCGCAATCTGCGGAAATTCCGATCGAACAGGTGGCAAAGTTGGGGGAAAATTGCGCTTTAGCGATCGCGCGTAGCGATCCCGGCGATAATCTAGATTTAACCAGAGATACGCCGATTTGGGCGATGGTGGAATTGCAGCAGTGTCAGCGCGATTCCCCCGAAGAACAAGTCGAAATTCGCGGCGGTGAGGGGTTGGGAAGGCAGGAAAATGCTGGGGGGAAGGCGGCGATTTATCGTTACGCGCGCCAGGTGTTAACAGAAAATTTGCAACGCGGCTTGACCCAAACCGAGCGCGTTGTCGTTACGATTATTTTACCGGAAGGACGACAGTTAGCAGATCGCACCTCGAATGCAGCTTTTGGGGTACTCGAAGGACTTTCGCTGCTGGGAACGACGGGCATTTCGCAGCCATTGAGCGCGCCGGAGCAATTGCAAGCGTATTTGGAAGAATTAAAGGAGAAAGCCGCCCGATTTGAAGAATTAACCTTCTGTATCGGCGAAAATAGCCTCGATTTGGCGCAACAATGGGGGATAAAACGCGATCGCATCCTCAAAACCGCGAATTGGCTCGGGCCGATGTTCGTCGCCGCCGGAACCCACCAAGTCCAGTCTATCCTCTTAATCGGCTACCACGGCAAAGCGATTAAACTCGCGGGCGGAATCTTCCACACGCACCACCACCTCGCCGATGCCCGACTGGAAATTTTAACCGCCCACTGTGCTAACCTGGGATTGCCAACAGCGGTTTTACAACAAGTGTTTTCCAGCGCGACAACGGAGGACGCATTGCAGTTGTTACGAAAATTGGACTCACCCGAATTATCAATTGTCTCTCGAGTTTATGGCGCGATTGTCGAGTCGATCGATGCCCGTGCCAGCGACTACATTTTGAAACACAGCGAACAGCGGGTGCGGGTGGGTTCCGCGATATTTGACCGCGATCGAAATATCATCGCAAAAAGTCAAATCGGGACAGCATTATTTTCAAAAATGTGCTAG
- the guaA gene encoding glutamine-hydrolyzing GMP synthase: MTTQITQPLQDSEDTLPSESLENRIDRQMIAILDFGSQYSELIARRIRETQVYSEVLSYRTTAEQLRYLNPKGIILSGGPSSVYDAYAPQCDPQIWELGIPILGVCYGMQLMVRQLGGTVERAKRGEYGKAALKIDDPTDIFTNVGNGSTMWMSHGDSCTELPEGFEVLAHTDNTSCAAIANRSAHLYGVQFHPEVVHSTDGQALIQNFVYHICRCEPTWTTETFIEEAIREVRARVGDKRVLLALSGGVDSSTLAFLLHEAIGDRLTCMFIDQGFMRKGEPERLMDIFQKQFHISVEYVNARDRFLKQLEGITDPEEKRRRIGHEFIQVFEEESNRLGPFDYLAQGTLYPDVIESADTNVDPQTGERVAVKIKSHHNVGGLPENLRFKLVEPLRKLFKDEVRKVGRSVGLPDEIIRRHPFPGPGLAIRIVGDVTAERLNILRDADFIVRDEIAKQGVYNDYWQAFAVLLPVRSVGVMGDQRTYAHPVVLRFVSSEDGMTADWSRVPYDLLETISNRIVNEVKGVNRVVYDITSKPPGTIEWE, translated from the coding sequence ATGACTACACAAATCACTCAGCCCCTCCAAGACAGCGAAGATACATTGCCTTCGGAGTCTTTAGAAAATCGCATCGATCGCCAAATGATCGCGATCTTGGACTTTGGCTCTCAATACTCAGAATTAATCGCGCGCCGCATCCGCGAAACGCAGGTTTATTCAGAAGTCCTCTCTTATCGAACCACCGCCGAACAACTGCGCTACCTCAACCCTAAAGGAATCATCCTTTCCGGCGGCCCCAGTTCGGTTTACGATGCTTACGCACCGCAGTGCGACCCGCAAATCTGGGAACTGGGAATTCCGATTTTGGGGGTATGTTACGGAATGCAACTGATGGTGCGGCAACTCGGCGGCACAGTCGAACGAGCCAAACGCGGCGAATACGGCAAAGCCGCTCTCAAAATTGACGATCCCACTGACATTTTCACCAATGTCGGCAACGGTTCGACCATGTGGATGAGTCACGGCGACTCCTGCACCGAACTGCCCGAGGGGTTCGAGGTTCTCGCCCATACCGATAATACAAGCTGTGCCGCGATCGCCAACCGCAGCGCCCACCTCTACGGCGTGCAATTTCACCCCGAAGTCGTCCACTCCACCGACGGACAAGCCCTGATCCAAAACTTCGTTTATCATATCTGTCGCTGCGAACCGACTTGGACGACAGAAACCTTTATCGAAGAAGCAATTCGGGAAGTGCGGGCGCGCGTTGGCGATAAGCGCGTGTTGCTAGCGCTATCTGGCGGCGTAGACTCCTCAACGCTCGCCTTCTTATTGCACGAAGCGATCGGCGATCGCTTAACCTGTATGTTTATCGATCAGGGTTTCATGCGTAAAGGCGAACCCGAGCGCTTAATGGATATTTTCCAAAAGCAATTCCATATCTCTGTCGAATATGTTAACGCGCGCGATCGCTTCCTCAAACAACTCGAAGGCATCACCGATCCCGAAGAAAAACGCCGTCGCATCGGCCACGAATTCATCCAAGTCTTTGAAGAAGAATCCAACCGCCTCGGCCCCTTCGACTACCTCGCCCAAGGAACCTTGTATCCCGACGTAATCGAATCCGCCGATACCAACGTCGATCCCCAAACCGGAGAACGCGTCGCCGTCAAAATCAAAAGCCATCATAACGTCGGCGGACTCCCCGAAAACCTGCGCTTTAAACTCGTCGAACCCCTGCGCAAACTCTTTAAAGATGAAGTCCGCAAAGTCGGTCGTTCCGTTGGTTTGCCCGACGAAATCATCCGCCGCCATCCCTTCCCCGGCCCCGGACTCGCCATTCGTATTGTCGGCGATGTCACCGCCGAGCGCTTGAACATCCTCCGCGACGCAGACTTCATCGTCCGCGACGAAATCGCCAAACAAGGCGTTTACAACGACTACTGGCAAGCCTTTGCCGTACTGCTGCCCGTTCGTAGCGTCGGTGTCATGGGCGACCAACGCACCTACGCCCACCCCGTCGTCCTGCGGTTCGTCTCCAGCGAAGACGGAATGACCGCCGATTGGTCGCGCGTCCCTTACGACTTGCTCGAAACCATTTCTAACCGCATCGTTAACGAAGTCAAAGGCGTAAACCGGGTAGTGTACGACATTACCTCGAAGCCGCCTGGAACCATCGAATGGGAGTAG
- the moeB gene encoding molybdopterin-synthase adenylyltransferase MoeB gives MLNPNLEDIQLTKEEYERYSRHIILPEVGLEGQKRLKAASVLCIGTGGLGSPLLLYLAAAGIGRIGIVDFDIVDASNLQRQVIHGTSWVGKPKIESAKNRILEINPACQVDLYETRLSSENALEILAPYDVVIDGTDNFPTRYLTNDACVLLGKPNVYGSIFRFEGQATVFNYQDGPNYRDLYPEPPPPGMVPSCAEGGVLGVLPGMIGIIQATEAIKIILGSGDTLSGRLLLYNALDMKFRELKLRPNPERPVIKELVDYEQFCGIPQAKAQEEQERKSMEEMTVRELKDLLDSDADDFVLIDVRNPNEYEIAKIPGSTLVPLPDIEQGSGVEKVKELLDGRRLVAHCKMGGRSAKALGILKEHGIDGINVKGGITAWSREVDASVPEY, from the coding sequence ATGCTAAATCCCAATCTAGAGGACATCCAACTCACTAAAGAAGAATACGAACGCTACTCGCGTCATATTATTTTGCCCGAAGTCGGACTCGAAGGGCAGAAACGCCTCAAAGCCGCTAGCGTTCTTTGCATCGGTACGGGAGGACTCGGATCTCCGCTCCTACTCTATCTCGCAGCAGCCGGTATCGGGCGCATCGGGATCGTCGATTTTGATATTGTCGATGCCTCGAACTTGCAACGCCAAGTCATTCACGGGACTTCTTGGGTGGGCAAACCGAAAATTGAATCGGCAAAAAATCGCATCCTTGAAATCAACCCCGCTTGTCAGGTGGATTTATATGAAACCCGCCTTTCTTCGGAGAATGCCTTAGAAATTCTCGCGCCCTACGATGTCGTTATCGACGGGACGGATAACTTTCCGACGCGCTACCTCACCAACGATGCTTGCGTGTTGCTGGGGAAACCTAACGTCTACGGTTCCATTTTCCGCTTTGAAGGGCAAGCGACGGTCTTTAACTACCAAGATGGCCCGAACTATCGCGATTTGTATCCCGAACCGCCGCCGCCGGGAATGGTTCCTTCTTGCGCGGAAGGAGGCGTTTTAGGCGTTCTTCCCGGTATGATTGGCATTATCCAAGCTACCGAAGCGATTAAGATTATCTTAGGGAGCGGCGATACCCTCAGCGGTCGCCTGCTGCTGTACAATGCCCTCGATATGAAGTTCCGCGAGTTAAAACTGCGCCCGAATCCCGAACGTCCAGTGATTAAGGAGTTAGTCGATTACGAACAATTCTGCGGGATTCCTCAAGCTAAAGCACAAGAAGAACAAGAACGTAAATCGATGGAAGAGATGACAGTTCGGGAGTTGAAAGACTTGCTCGATAGCGATGCGGATGATTTTGTTTTAATTGACGTTCGCAACCCTAACGAGTACGAAATTGCTAAGATTCCGGGTTCGACGCTGGTTCCGTTACCGGATATCGAACAAGGTTCGGGCGTGGAAAAGGTGAAAGAATTGCTCGACGGTCGCCGTTTAGTCGCCCATTGTAAAATGGGAGGACGTTCGGCGAAAGCGTTAGGTATCCTGAAAGAGCATGGCATTGACGGGATAAACGTCAAGGGCGGTATTACGGCTTGGAGTCGGGAAGTTGATGCTTCAGTGCCAGAATATTAG
- the fraC gene encoding filament integrity protein FraC: protein MYAYVLPIEVILFQLVILAIAIAVEAEVFYDRFSLTRRQSIEYSTLLNVFSSIASWILFFILQGVLPEFLRLELISYVFLNHFYRAVNALSIPSFLMICGIVNFIFVCIVEFSGTLILQRLAPSAVPVTTPQIPSYQAAKASKKKRSGKKEINLMTALVMSDPHKTIAILIANTFSSGLIFLFFCLLGLLK, encoded by the coding sequence ATGTACGCCTACGTCCTGCCCATTGAAGTTATTCTATTTCAACTGGTGATTCTCGCGATCGCGATCGCGGTGGAAGCAGAAGTCTTCTACGACCGATTTTCGTTAACGCGCCGACAGAGTATAGAATACTCGACTCTCCTTAATGTCTTTTCCAGTATTGCGAGTTGGATTCTCTTTTTTATTTTACAGGGAGTGCTGCCGGAATTTTTGCGGCTAGAATTGATTAGCTATGTCTTTTTGAATCATTTTTACCGAGCAGTCAATGCTTTATCGATCCCTTCATTTTTAATGATTTGCGGGATTGTCAACTTCATTTTTGTTTGCATCGTTGAATTTTCAGGGACGTTAATCTTGCAGCGATTAGCCCCTTCCGCCGTACCCGTCACTACGCCACAAATTCCGAGCTATCAGGCAGCTAAAGCCTCAAAGAAAAAAAGAAGTGGCAAGAAAGAGATTAACTTAATGACGGCTTTAGTGATGAGCGATCCCCATAAAACAATCGCAATTTTAATCGCTAATACGTTCAGTAGTGGGTTAATATTTCTGTTTTTTTGTTTACTGGGTTTATTGAAATAG
- a CDS encoding DUF5357 family protein, protein MLKQLTNILQQIVDLLKLFLDRSVKTGKNIGDRGVKFGSRLRPKKLRSWQSMMWGSAGVGFLSFFAVGILAVFATLGWQIFLLIGLYWLCKEVAITLTPWILAALISAFAYINLRSIDSLSPGVANFAIVAFPIIAAAFIVIPSLRDPERKHALKWNNILLIVGLHLLLACWIQLHFILQGWLRDYPTFVAEDLGQSAYAVKVGWQQEDAPTRGTAILDGIGNELKAQLNNKSWNALPPLTAKNLNERIENIKEAVGAGLTSPAENELWKIQTDITPKNNGAILYLEALWEGPKNQLMRIDSAKLCEIDRAYSEVNNLDEPVALVECQPARKADRPPAKQG, encoded by the coding sequence ATGCTGAAACAATTAACAAATATTTTACAGCAAATTGTCGATCTCCTGAAGTTATTTCTGGATCGCTCGGTTAAAACGGGAAAAAATATCGGCGATCGGGGAGTAAAGTTTGGCTCTCGATTAAGACCGAAAAAACTAAGATCGTGGCAGAGTATGATGTGGGGTAGCGCCGGAGTGGGGTTTCTCTCCTTCTTCGCTGTCGGAATTCTCGCCGTATTTGCAACCCTAGGCTGGCAAATTTTTCTGCTGATCGGTTTGTATTGGCTGTGCAAAGAAGTTGCAATAACCCTAACCCCGTGGATTCTAGCGGCGCTGATTTCGGCTTTTGCTTACATTAACTTGCGATCGATAGATAGCCTTTCCCCTGGCGTTGCCAATTTCGCGATCGTTGCCTTCCCGATAATAGCCGCAGCTTTCATTGTAATTCCCAGCTTGCGCGATCCCGAAAGAAAGCACGCCCTAAAATGGAACAATATTCTCCTCATTGTCGGCCTCCATTTGCTCTTAGCCTGTTGGATTCAACTCCACTTCATTCTGCAAGGTTGGTTGAGAGATTATCCGACTTTTGTAGCAGAAGATTTAGGGCAGAGTGCCTATGCGGTGAAAGTTGGCTGGCAGCAAGAAGATGCTCCAACGAGAGGGACTGCAATTCTCGATGGTATTGGCAATGAGTTAAAAGCGCAACTCAATAATAAATCGTGGAATGCTCTTCCGCCCCTGACTGCGAAGAATTTGAACGAACGGATTGAAAATATTAAAGAAGCGGTGGGGGCAGGTTTAACTTCGCCAGCAGAGAATGAGTTATGGAAAATTCAAACCGATATTACACCCAAAAATAACGGCGCGATCCTCTATTTAGAGGCGCTTTGGGAAGGCCCTAAAAATCAACTCATGAGGATCGATAGTGCTAAATTGTGCGAGATCGATCGCGCTTACTCTGAAGTTAACAATTTAGACGAACCCGTTGCTTTGGTTGAATGTCAGCCCGCTCGCAAGGCCGATCGACCTCCGGCGAAGCAAGGATAG
- a CDS encoding GDYXXLXY domain-containing protein, protein MNTSLKALGQFAIPLLLQTALIIAIPARAIYTQLSGKTAILQTIAVDPYDPLRGYWQQLRYDISRPENLEKLPGWATVLSPTERGEKRLLERTRVYVILQEPAPLKGKKNLQPQPWKAVAVSRDRPSDLPENRVALEGIYNNGWIDYGLERYYLPEDRREEVNGAIETTLRKAQKTRPIAVKLKVDEQGHSIAQSLWVGESEFQF, encoded by the coding sequence ATGAATACATCTCTTAAAGCGCTAGGGCAGTTTGCTATTCCTTTGCTGTTGCAAACTGCCTTAATTATTGCTATTCCCGCCCGAGCGATTTATACGCAATTATCCGGTAAAACCGCGATTTTGCAAACGATTGCTGTCGATCCTTACGACCCATTACGCGGCTATTGGCAACAGTTGAGATACGATATTTCTCGCCCGGAAAATCTCGAAAAGCTTCCCGGCTGGGCAACAGTTTTAAGTCCGACGGAGAGGGGCGAAAAACGCTTGCTCGAGAGAACGCGAGTTTATGTGATTTTGCAAGAACCCGCACCTTTAAAGGGGAAGAAGAACTTGCAGCCGCAACCTTGGAAAGCTGTTGCTGTCAGTCGCGATCGCCCTTCGGATTTGCCGGAGAATCGCGTTGCGCTGGAGGGGATTTACAACAATGGCTGGATCGATTACGGTTTAGAGCGCTACTATTTGCCGGAAGATCGGCGCGAGGAGGTGAATGGGGCGATCGAAACAACGCTTCGCAAAGCCCAGAAAACGCGCCCGATCGCGGTTAAGCTCAAGGTAGACGAACAAGGACACTCGATCGCGCAGAGTCTATGGGTGGGGGAAAGCGAGTTTCAGTTTTAG